From the Cucurbita pepo subsp. pepo cultivar mu-cu-16 chromosome LG05, ASM280686v2, whole genome shotgun sequence genome, one window contains:
- the LOC111795608 gene encoding PI-PLC X domain-containing protein At5g67130: protein MLSSSLWELPSSSAILYRFLTLFSFLISISAACFNGNCQVMEACTAATDCGSGLYCGNCPASGHNQPVCTRGQATVPTSVINGLPFNKYTWLMTHNSFSIVDAPSLAGVQRLTFYNQEDTVTNQLRNGVRGLMLDMYDFENDIWLCHSFRGQCFNFTAFQPAINTLREVEAFLTENPTEIVTIIIEDYVLTPKGLRNLFTSAGLDKYWFPVSKMPKKGEDWPTVTDMVQQNHRLLVFTSIASKEAEEGIAYQWKYMLENEPGDPGVVVGSCPNRRESKPLKSRSSSLFLQNYFPTYPVESEACKEHSAPLFNMISTCYKASGNILPNFLAVNFYMRSEGGGVFDALDKINGQTLCGCSTLAACQAGAPPGTCKSIPAPNTGPLSSTTGSFTGSVQFTKPSASTVHSPNLMVLWLFYLLLLAFLKTTISTHIIGF from the exons ATGTTATCGAGCAGTTTATGGGAACTACCCTCTTCCTCTGCCATTTTGTACCGCTTTCTGACGCTATTCTCATTTCTCATCTCCATTTCAGCCGCTTGTTTTAATGGAAATTGCCAg GTTATGGAAGCTTGTACGGCTGCTACGGATTGTGGGTCAGGTCTCTACTGTGGGAATTGTCCTGCTTCTGGCCACAATCAACCCGTTTGTACTAGAGGCCAAGCCACCGTTCCCACTTCTGTT ATTAATGGCTTGCCCTTCAACAAGTACACTTGGTTGATGACTCATAACTCGTTCAGTATTGTTGATGCGCCGTCTTTGGCTGGTGTTCAGAGATTGACGTTTTATAATCAAGAGGATACTGTAACTAATCAGTTAAGA AATGGAGTGCGGGGACTGATGCTGGATATGtatgattttgaaaatgatatctGGCTCTGCCATTCATTCAGGGGGCAATGTTTCAACTTCACTGCCTTT CAACCAGCAATTAACACTTTAAGAGAAGTGGAAGCATTCTTAACTGAGAACCCAACTGAAATTGTGACCATTATAATTGAAGACTATGTGCTTACTCCAAAGGGGTTGAGAAATCTATTCACCAGTGCTGGGCTGGACAAATACTGGTTTCCTGTATCCAAGATGCCAAAGAAGGGAGAAGATTGGCCTACAGTCACTGACATGGTGCAGCAGAATCATCGGCTTCTTGTTTTCACATCTATCGCGTCGAAGGAAGCCGAGGAAGGAATTGCTTACCAGTGGAAGTACATGTTGGAAAATGAGC CTGGTGATCCTGGAGTTGTAGTTGGTTCATGCCCGAATCGAAGAGAGTCAAAACCGCTGAAATCAAGAAGTTCTTCTCTATTCCTCCAGAATTACTTCCCAACATATCCAGTGGAATCTGAGGCTTGCAAGGAACATTCAGCTCCACTTTTTAATATGATCTCCACATGCTATAAAGCATCTGGGAATATTTTGCCAAACTTCTTGGCTGTTAACTTTTACATG AGAAGTGAAGGTGGAGGAGTCTTTGATGCTTTGGATAAGATAAACGGCCAGACGCTATGCGGGTGTAGCACACTTGCTGCCTGCCAG GCTGGAGCTCCTCCTGGTACTTGCAAGAGTATTCCAGCCCCTAACACCGGTCCATTGAGCAGTACCACTGGTAGCTTCACCGGGTCTGTTCAGTTCACGAAACCGTCTGCTTCGACAGTCCATTCACCGAATCTTATGGTTCTCTGGTTATTCTACTTACTATTGTTGGCATTCTTAAAAACAACAATCAGCACTCATATAATTGGCTTTTGA